The following proteins are encoded in a genomic region of Xanthomonas cassavae CFBP 4642:
- a CDS encoding undecaprenyl-diphosphate phosphatase has protein sequence MSDLISALLLGMLEGLTEFLPISSTGHLLIAEQWLGRRSDFFNIVIQAGAILAICLALRQKLWTLATGLGERANRDYVLKIGVAFLVTAVVGLIVRKAGWQLPETIHPVAWALLIGGVWMLVAEHFAGKLPEREVVTWKVAIAVGLAQVVAGVLPGTSRSASAIFLAMLLGLSKRSAAADFVFMVGIPTMFAASGYALLEMYKDGGFGSENWADVAVAFVAATITGFVVVKWLLGYIKKHRFTVFAVYRIVLGAALLLWLPALA, from the coding sequence ATGTCCGACCTCATTTCCGCCCTGTTGCTGGGCATGCTTGAAGGCCTCACCGAATTCCTGCCGATCTCCAGCACCGGCCACCTGCTGATCGCCGAACAATGGCTCGGACGCCGTTCTGACTTCTTCAACATCGTCATCCAGGCTGGCGCGATCCTGGCGATCTGCCTGGCGCTGCGGCAGAAGCTGTGGACCCTGGCCACCGGCCTGGGCGAGCGCGCCAACCGCGACTACGTGCTCAAGATCGGCGTGGCCTTCCTGGTCACCGCGGTGGTCGGGCTGATCGTGCGCAAGGCCGGCTGGCAGCTGCCGGAAACCATCCATCCGGTGGCCTGGGCGTTGCTGATCGGCGGTGTGTGGATGCTGGTGGCCGAGCATTTCGCCGGCAAGCTGCCCGAGCGCGAGGTGGTGACCTGGAAAGTGGCCATTGCCGTGGGCCTGGCGCAGGTGGTGGCCGGTGTGCTCCCGGGCACCTCGCGTTCGGCCTCGGCGATCTTCCTGGCGATGCTGCTGGGCCTGAGCAAGCGCTCGGCGGCGGCGGATTTCGTGTTCATGGTGGGCATCCCGACCATGTTCGCGGCCAGCGGGTATGCCCTGCTGGAGATGTACAAGGACGGCGGCTTCGGCAGCGAGAACTGGGCCGATGTGGCAGTGGCCTTCGTGGCGGCGACCATCACCGGCTTTGTGGTGGTGAAGTGGCTGCTGGGCTACATCAAGAAGCACCGCTTCACGGTGTTTGCGGTCTACCGCATCGTGCTGGGCGCCGCCCTGCTGCTGTGGCTGCCGGCGCTGGCCTGA
- the glnA gene encoding type I glutamate--ammonia ligase, translating to MSVENVEKLIKDNKVEFVDLRFVDMRGVQQHVTFPANIIEPALFEEGKMFDGSSIAGWKGINESDMVLLPDAGTAYLDPFFADPTVVLTCDILDPATMQSYVRDPRGIAKRAEAYLKSSGIADQAFFGPEPEFFIFDSVRFANDMGHTFFQVGSEEAAWNTGAKYDGGNSGYRPGVKGGYFPVPPTDTLHDLRAEMIKTLEQVGIETEVHHHEVATAGQCEIGTKFSSLVQKADELLTTKYIIKNVAYRNGKTATFMPKPIVGDNGSGMHVHQSLTKGGTNLFSGDGYGGLSQLALWYIGGIFKHARAINAFANSGTNSYKRLVPGFEAPVMLAYSARNRSASCRIPWVTNPKARRIEMRFPDPLQSGYLTFTALMMAGLDGIKNQIDPGAPSDKDLYDLPPEEEKLIPQVCSSLDQALEALDQDREFLKAGGVMSDDFIDGYIALKMQEVTKFRAATHPLEYQLYYSN from the coding sequence ATGTCCGTGGAAAATGTTGAAAAGCTGATCAAGGACAACAAGGTCGAGTTCGTCGATCTGCGCTTCGTCGATATGCGTGGCGTGCAGCAGCACGTGACCTTTCCGGCCAACATCATCGAGCCGGCGTTGTTCGAAGAAGGCAAGATGTTCGATGGCAGCTCCATCGCGGGTTGGAAGGGCATCAACGAGTCGGACATGGTGCTGCTGCCGGACGCCGGTACCGCGTACCTGGATCCGTTCTTCGCCGATCCAACCGTGGTGCTGACCTGCGACATCCTCGACCCGGCCACCATGCAGAGCTACGTGCGCGACCCGCGCGGTATCGCCAAGCGCGCCGAGGCCTACCTGAAGTCCTCCGGCATCGCCGACCAGGCCTTCTTCGGCCCCGAGCCGGAATTCTTCATCTTCGATTCGGTGCGCTTCGCCAACGACATGGGCCACACCTTCTTCCAGGTGGGCTCGGAAGAAGCGGCCTGGAACACCGGCGCCAAGTACGACGGCGGCAACAGCGGCTACCGTCCGGGCGTGAAGGGCGGTTACTTCCCGGTCCCGCCGACCGACACCCTGCACGACCTGCGTGCGGAAATGATCAAGACCCTGGAGCAGGTCGGCATCGAGACCGAGGTGCACCACCACGAGGTGGCCACCGCCGGCCAGTGCGAGATCGGCACCAAGTTCTCCTCGCTGGTGCAGAAGGCCGACGAGCTGCTGACGACGAAGTACATCATCAAGAACGTCGCCTACCGCAACGGCAAGACCGCCACCTTCATGCCCAAGCCGATCGTCGGCGACAACGGCAGCGGCATGCACGTGCACCAGTCGCTGACCAAGGGCGGCACCAACCTGTTCTCCGGCGACGGCTACGGCGGCCTGTCGCAGCTGGCGCTGTGGTACATCGGCGGCATCTTCAAGCACGCCCGCGCCATCAACGCCTTCGCCAACTCCGGCACCAACAGCTACAAGCGCCTGGTGCCGGGCTTCGAAGCACCGGTGATGCTGGCCTATTCGGCGCGTAACCGCTCGGCCTCGTGCCGCATTCCGTGGGTCACCAATCCGAAAGCGCGCCGCATCGAAATGCGCTTCCCCGATCCGTTGCAGTCCGGCTACCTGACCTTCACCGCGCTGATGATGGCCGGCCTGGACGGCATCAAGAACCAGATCGACCCGGGCGCGCCCAGCGACAAGGACCTGTACGACCTGCCGCCGGAAGAAGAGAAGCTGATCCCGCAGGTGTGCTCCAGCCTGGACCAGGCGCTGGAAGCGCTGGACCAGGACCGCGAGTTCCTCAAGGCCGGCGGCGTGATGAGCGACGACTTCATCGACGGCTACATCGCGCTGAAGATGCAGGAAGTCACCAAGTTCCGTGCTGCAACGCACCCGCTGGAATACCAGCTGTACTACAGCAACTGA
- a CDS encoding P-II family nitrogen regulator, translating to MKLITAIIRPFKLDEVREALSAAGVSGITVTEVKGFGRQKGHTELYRGAEYVVDFLPKIKIETVVTDDRLDAVVEAIQNAAGTGKIGDGKIFVTAIEQVVRIRTGEIGADAL from the coding sequence ATGAAATTGATCACCGCCATCATCCGGCCGTTCAAGCTCGACGAGGTCCGAGAGGCCCTGTCTGCCGCTGGCGTGTCGGGCATCACCGTCACCGAGGTCAAGGGCTTCGGGCGTCAGAAGGGCCACACCGAGCTGTATCGCGGCGCCGAATACGTCGTGGACTTCCTGCCCAAGATCAAGATCGAAACGGTGGTCACCGACGACCGGCTGGACGCGGTGGTTGAGGCGATCCAGAACGCCGCCGGCACCGGCAAGATCGGCGACGGCAAGATCTTCGTGACCGCGATCGAGCAAGTGGTGCGTATCCGCACCGGCGAGATCGGCGCCGATGCACTCTGA
- a CDS encoding ammonium transporter, whose amino-acid sequence MKTALFAGWKARFYSVCMLMLFSALMVGGMGSAQAQSGAQVTPLPTEPVTTEPLPSAQPPAAPVAAAEVAPVVNKGDVAWMLTSTLLVLMMVVPGLALFYGGMVRAKNVLSVLIQVATVFSLLTILWVLYGYSLAFSGEGAWIGNLDKALLKGVTIETLAATFTKGVSLPEYVFVAFQATFAGITGALIVGAFAERVKFAAVLLFSVIWFTFGYLPLAHMVWATGGYLFGLGALDFAGGTVVHINAGIAGLVGAYFVGKRAGLGREAIKPHNVTLTFVGASLLWVGWFGFNAGSNLEANAGAALAFLNTLLATAAAILGWSLTEKIIKGKSSALGVASGMVAGLVGITPACGTVGPFGAIVIGLAAGVLCVWGVTGLKRLLGADDSLDVFGVHGLGGIIGAILTGVFSAASLGGQKGGDYDIVHQVGIQALGVGITVGWIGVVSVVGFLVAKLVFGLRVTEEAEREGLDITSHGEAAYES is encoded by the coding sequence ATGAAGACAGCTCTTTTTGCCGGGTGGAAAGCCCGGTTCTACAGCGTGTGCATGCTGATGCTGTTCAGCGCGCTGATGGTGGGCGGCATGGGCAGCGCGCAGGCGCAGTCCGGTGCGCAGGTCACCCCGTTGCCGACCGAGCCGGTCACCACCGAGCCATTGCCGTCCGCGCAACCGCCGGCGGCACCGGTTGCGGCCGCCGAGGTCGCACCGGTGGTCAACAAGGGCGACGTCGCCTGGATGCTGACCTCCACCCTGCTGGTGCTGATGATGGTGGTGCCGGGCCTGGCGCTGTTCTACGGCGGCATGGTGCGCGCCAAGAACGTGCTGTCGGTGCTGATCCAGGTCGCTACGGTATTTTCGCTGCTGACCATCCTGTGGGTGCTGTACGGCTACAGCCTGGCGTTCTCGGGCGAAGGCGCGTGGATCGGCAATCTGGACAAGGCGCTGCTCAAGGGCGTGACCATCGAGACGCTGGCGGCCACCTTCACCAAGGGCGTGAGCCTGCCGGAATATGTGTTCGTCGCCTTCCAGGCCACCTTTGCCGGCATCACCGGCGCGCTGATCGTCGGTGCCTTCGCCGAGCGCGTGAAGTTCGCCGCGGTGCTGCTGTTCTCGGTGATCTGGTTCACCTTCGGCTACCTGCCGCTGGCGCACATGGTCTGGGCCACCGGCGGGTACCTGTTCGGGCTGGGCGCGCTGGATTTTGCCGGCGGCACCGTGGTGCATATCAACGCCGGTATCGCCGGCCTGGTCGGCGCCTACTTCGTCGGCAAGCGTGCCGGGCTGGGGCGTGAGGCGATCAAGCCGCACAACGTGACCCTGACCTTCGTCGGTGCCTCGCTGCTGTGGGTGGGCTGGTTCGGCTTCAACGCCGGTTCCAACCTGGAAGCCAATGCCGGTGCGGCGCTGGCCTTCCTCAACACGCTGCTGGCCACCGCGGCCGCCATCCTGGGCTGGTCGCTCACCGAGAAGATCATCAAGGGCAAATCCTCCGCGCTGGGCGTGGCTTCGGGCATGGTGGCCGGCCTGGTCGGTATCACTCCGGCCTGCGGCACCGTCGGTCCGTTCGGCGCCATCGTCATTGGTTTGGCCGCCGGCGTGCTGTGCGTGTGGGGCGTCACCGGCCTGAAGCGCCTGCTCGGTGCCGACGACAGCCTGGACGTGTTCGGCGTGCATGGCCTGGGCGGCATCATCGGCGCCATCCTGACCGGCGTGTTCTCGGCGGCCTCGCTGGGCGGCCAGAAGGGTGGCGATTACGACATCGTCCACCAGGTCGGTATCCAGGCCCTGGGCGTGGGCATCACCGTGGGCTGGATCGGCGTGGTGTCGGTGGTCGGGTTCCTGGTGGCCAAGCTGGTGTTCGGCCTGCGCGTCACCGAAGAAGCCGAGCGCGAAGGGTTGGACATCACCTCGCACGGCGAAGCCGCCTACGAGTCCTGA
- a CDS encoding two-component system sensor histidine kinase NtrB produces the protein MTTSTPSLDSLGTPVAWADREGRVLGVNPAFARWLGVSARRLVDQPLAALEVQGDALARFLLNDERDVLRLHRLALGLPNDAPRFAEGWLSRLDDGGWLLETHPVDEFPALDPTHALPNALSAALKGLAHELRNPLAGLKGAAQLLARRSGGRDEDERELIELIGTEIERLNTLLERLLSPSPLRPHEGLNIHVVLERVLRLAEAEGGWSVQVQRDYDPSIPDILGDVDRLTQAVWNLVRNAFQAGATRVTLRTRVEHGQRIRDRVHAMSLRLEIIDDGGGVPEELAEHLFLPLVSGRAEGSGLGLALAQQVSREHHGTLTYRSRPGHTVFTLLLPELAGDHDKEHLHG, from the coding sequence ATGACGACCTCCACCCCGTCGCTCGACAGCCTGGGCACCCCGGTGGCCTGGGCCGATCGCGAGGGCCGCGTGCTGGGCGTCAATCCGGCCTTCGCGCGCTGGCTCGGGGTCAGTGCCCGGCGGCTGGTCGACCAGCCGTTGGCTGCGCTGGAAGTACAGGGCGATGCGCTGGCGCGGTTCCTGCTCAACGACGAGCGCGACGTGCTGCGCCTGCATCGGCTGGCATTGGGCCTGCCCAACGACGCGCCACGTTTTGCCGAAGGCTGGCTGTCGCGGCTGGACGATGGCGGTTGGTTGCTGGAGACCCATCCGGTCGACGAATTTCCTGCGTTGGATCCTACCCACGCGCTGCCCAATGCCCTGAGCGCTGCGCTCAAGGGCCTGGCGCACGAACTGCGTAACCCATTGGCCGGCCTGAAGGGGGCCGCTCAGTTGCTGGCGCGCCGCTCGGGTGGCCGCGATGAGGACGAGCGCGAGCTGATCGAATTGATCGGCACCGAGATCGAACGCCTCAACACCTTGCTCGAACGCCTGCTTTCGCCCTCGCCCTTGCGCCCGCACGAGGGCCTCAACATTCACGTGGTGCTCGAACGGGTGCTGCGGCTGGCCGAGGCCGAAGGCGGCTGGTCGGTGCAGGTGCAGCGCGACTACGACCCCAGCATTCCGGACATCCTCGGCGATGTGGACCGGCTCACCCAGGCGGTGTGGAACCTGGTGCGCAACGCCTTCCAGGCCGGCGCCACCCGGGTGACCCTACGCACCCGCGTCGAACACGGCCAGCGCATCCGCGACCGCGTGCATGCGATGTCGCTGCGGCTGGAGATCATCGACGACGGCGGCGGCGTGCCCGAAGAGCTGGCCGAACACCTGTTTCTGCCGCTGGTCAGCGGCCGCGCCGAAGGCAGCGGGCTGGGCCTGGCGCTGGCCCAGCAGGTCTCGCGCGAACACCACGGCACGCTGACCTACCGCTCGCGTCCGGGCCATACCGTTTTCACCCTGCTGCTGCCCGAGCTGGCCGGCGATCACGACAAGGAGCATCTGCATGGCTGA
- the ntrC gene encoding nitrogen regulation protein NR(I) has translation MAEAAAASHHIWVVDDDRSVRFVLSTALRDAGYAVDGFDSAAAALQALSMRPTPDLLFTDVRMPGEDGLALLDKLKSRHPQLPVIVMSAYTDVASTAGAFRGGAHEFLSKPFDLDDAVALAARALPDADAAADDSIIPLAEGSAALIGDTPAMRALFRAIGRLAQAPLSVLINGETGTGKELVARALHNESPRARKPFVALNTAAIPAELLESELFGHETGAFTGATKRHIGRFEQADGGTLFLDEIGDMPLPLQTRLLRVLAENEFFRVGGRELIRVDVRVIAATHQDLEALVEQGRFRADLLHRLDVVRLQLPPLRERRGDIAQLAENFLAMAGRKLDMLPKRLSSAALEDLRQYDWPGNVRELENVCWRLAALATADIIDVVDVDAALARGRQRAGRSSVGQWDDMLSSWAAQRLSEGAQGLHAEARERLDKTLLEAALQLTQGRRAEAAARLGLGRNTVTRKLGPGRKRR, from the coding sequence ATGGCTGAGGCCGCCGCCGCATCCCACCATATCTGGGTGGTCGACGACGACCGTTCGGTGCGCTTCGTGCTGTCCACCGCGCTGCGCGATGCCGGCTACGCCGTCGATGGTTTCGACAGCGCCGCCGCCGCGCTGCAGGCGCTGTCGATGCGGCCCACGCCGGACCTGCTGTTCACCGATGTACGCATGCCCGGCGAAGACGGCCTGGCCTTGCTGGACAAGCTCAAGTCCAGGCATCCGCAGCTGCCGGTGATCGTGATGTCGGCCTATACCGATGTCGCCAGCACCGCCGGCGCCTTCCGCGGCGGCGCGCATGAATTCCTGTCCAAACCCTTCGACCTGGACGATGCGGTGGCGCTGGCCGCCCGCGCCTTGCCCGATGCCGATGCGGCAGCCGACGACAGCATCATTCCACTGGCCGAAGGCTCGGCCGCATTGATCGGCGACACCCCGGCGATGCGCGCGCTGTTCCGCGCCATCGGCCGGCTGGCGCAGGCGCCGCTGTCGGTGCTGATCAACGGCGAAACCGGCACCGGAAAGGAGCTGGTCGCGCGCGCGCTGCACAACGAATCGCCGCGCGCGCGCAAACCCTTCGTGGCGCTCAACACCGCCGCGATCCCGGCCGAATTGCTGGAAAGCGAGTTGTTCGGGCACGAAACCGGCGCCTTTACCGGCGCCACCAAACGCCATATCGGCCGCTTCGAACAGGCCGATGGCGGCACCTTGTTCCTGGACGAAATCGGCGACATGCCGCTGCCGCTGCAGACGCGCCTGCTGCGCGTGCTGGCCGAGAACGAATTCTTCCGCGTCGGCGGCCGCGAGCTGATCCGCGTCGATGTGCGCGTGATCGCCGCCACCCACCAGGACCTGGAGGCGCTGGTCGAACAGGGCCGCTTCCGTGCCGACCTGTTGCACCGGCTGGACGTGGTGCGCCTGCAACTGCCGCCGTTGCGCGAGCGTCGCGGCGACATCGCGCAACTGGCGGAAAACTTCCTGGCCATGGCCGGGCGCAAGCTCGACATGCTGCCCAAACGGCTGTCTTCAGCCGCGCTGGAAGACCTGCGCCAGTACGACTGGCCGGGCAATGTGCGCGAACTGGAAAACGTCTGCTGGCGCCTGGCGGCCCTGGCCACGGCCGACATCATCGACGTGGTCGATGTGGACGCCGCCCTGGCCCGCGGCCGCCAGCGTGCCGGCCGTAGCAGCGTCGGGCAATGGGACGACATGCTGTCCAGCTGGGCCGCGCAACGCCTGAGCGAAGGCGCCCAGGGCCTGCATGCCGAAGCGCGCGAACGCCTGGACAAGACCCTGCTCGAAGCCGCCCTGCAACTGACTCAGGGCCGCCGCGCCGAAGCCGCCGCGCGCCTGGGGCTGGGCCGCAATACCGTCACCCGCAAGCTGGGGCCGGGGCGCAAGCGGCGCTGA
- a CDS encoding IS110 family transposase translates to MNESVGIDVCRQWLDVHVHGLQQARRFANQATGLRQLRDWLAPLTLYQVVVEATGGAEQLALDTLHAAGLPMVRINPRQARDFAKATGQLAKTDRLDARALAHMAAVLPLTRYQPLEDWRRQLRAYQQRRMQVVTVVQQQRQQLSTLTDAWLKRQAHSAVRQLQQQVAQLDARIAQQLAARAELQVLRQVKGVGPVLLASLAAQLPELGQLSGKAIAKLVGVAPLARDSGAMRGVRRIWGGRAGIGQVLYMATLVAVRFNPPLRDFYQRLRDKGKAGKVALVAAIRKLLVILNAKMRDQLAAAAAS, encoded by the coding sequence ATGAACGAGAGTGTCGGAATCGATGTCTGCAGGCAGTGGTTGGACGTGCATGTGCATGGCTTGCAGCAGGCGCGGCGATTTGCCAATCAGGCCACGGGCCTGCGTCAGTTGCGTGACTGGCTGGCGCCGCTGACGTTGTACCAAGTGGTGGTGGAAGCAACCGGGGGTGCTGAGCAATTGGCGCTGGACACGCTGCATGCTGCCGGCCTGCCGATGGTGCGGATCAATCCGCGCCAGGCGCGCGATTTTGCCAAGGCCACCGGTCAGCTGGCCAAGACCGATCGGCTGGATGCGCGTGCGTTGGCACACATGGCGGCGGTACTGCCGCTGACACGCTATCAGCCGTTGGAGGACTGGCGCCGGCAACTGCGCGCCTATCAGCAGCGGCGGATGCAGGTGGTGACCGTCGTGCAGCAGCAGCGCCAGCAGCTGTCTACGCTTACCGATGCCTGGCTCAAGCGGCAGGCGCACAGCGCAGTGCGGCAGTTGCAGCAGCAGGTGGCGCAGCTGGACGCACGCATCGCCCAGCAATTGGCCGCGCGTGCAGAGTTGCAGGTGCTGCGTCAGGTCAAAGGTGTCGGCCCGGTGCTGCTGGCGAGCCTGGCGGCACAGCTGCCGGAACTGGGCCAGCTGAGCGGCAAGGCCATTGCCAAGCTGGTCGGGGTCGCACCGCTGGCGCGCGACAGCGGCGCGATGCGTGGGGTGCGGCGCATCTGGGGCGGGCGGGCCGGCATCGGCCAGGTGCTGTACATGGCCACCCTGGTGGCCGTGCGCTTCAACCCGCCACTGCGCGATTTTTATCAACGGCTGCGTGACAAGGGCAAGGCCGGCAAAGTGGCCCTGGTGGCGGCCATACGCAAGTTGCTGGTCATCCTCAACGCCAAAATGCGGGATCAACTGGCGGCTGCCGCCGCCAGTTGA
- a CDS encoding superoxide dismutase family protein, translated as MRYRSSTVVALTALTLAACSSTPPAPPTPPPAARVVPVRPVQQAEAALASASGSLVSGRVVLVPALQGIRITGTVGGLRAGAVAGFHVHERGDCSAADASSAGAHFNPAGAPHGRAGHGAHHLGDMDNLRADADGVAHLDMILSGISLGDGAPSDVVGKALVVHADADDYRSQPSGNAGARLACGVIRVTQWRSPPSQP; from the coding sequence ATGCGTTATCGGTCGTCCACGGTCGTTGCCCTCACCGCTCTGACGCTGGCCGCCTGCAGCAGCACGCCACCGGCGCCTCCCACGCCGCCGCCGGCTGCGCGTGTCGTGCCGGTGCGCCCGGTGCAACAGGCCGAAGCCGCCTTGGCCTCGGCATCGGGCAGTCTGGTCAGCGGCCGGGTGGTGCTGGTACCTGCGTTGCAGGGCATCCGTATCACCGGCACGGTCGGCGGGCTGCGTGCCGGTGCGGTGGCCGGCTTCCATGTCCATGAGCGCGGCGATTGCAGCGCTGCCGATGCCAGCAGCGCCGGTGCGCATTTCAATCCCGCCGGGGCGCCGCACGGGCGGGCCGGCCACGGCGCGCATCACCTGGGGGACATGGACAATCTGCGCGCCGATGCCGACGGTGTCGCGCATCTGGACATGATTCTCTCCGGCATCAGCCTGGGCGACGGCGCGCCCAGCGACGTGGTCGGCAAGGCCCTGGTCGTGCATGCCGATGCCGACGATTACCGCAGCCAGCCCAGCGGCAACGCCGGCGCACGCCTGGCCTGCGGCGTCATTCGCGTCACCCAGTGGCGTTCACCCCCTTCGCAGCCCTGA
- a CDS encoding superoxide dismutase family protein produces the protein MRILPITLFLATALALTACKREEPAPADPAPAPQAGTPADAAHGGEHAASMVSEAAATTTATAELKPTKGNEVKGTVTFKTVDGALRVTGQLSGLKPNSEHGFHIHEKGDCSAPDGSSAGGHFNPAQSDHGNISADPHHGGDMPNVTADAQGNASIDGPVSSNVNLGKADQFDIAGHAVIVHADADDYKTQPTGNAGGRLACGVITTDNAQAATR, from the coding sequence ATGCGCATTCTTCCCATCACGTTGTTTCTGGCCACCGCCCTGGCATTGACCGCATGCAAGCGCGAGGAGCCCGCACCGGCCGATCCGGCCCCCGCGCCGCAAGCCGGCACGCCGGCCGATGCGGCGCATGGCGGCGAGCATGCCGCCTCCATGGTCAGCGAAGCGGCCGCCACCACCACGGCCACCGCCGAACTCAAGCCGACCAAGGGCAACGAGGTCAAGGGCACGGTGACCTTCAAGACCGTGGACGGCGCGCTGCGCGTTACCGGTCAGCTCAGCGGGCTCAAGCCCAACAGCGAACACGGCTTCCATATCCATGAAAAGGGCGACTGCAGCGCGCCGGACGGCAGCAGTGCCGGCGGGCACTTCAATCCGGCCCAGTCCGACCATGGCAACATCAGCGCCGACCCGCATCACGGCGGCGACATGCCCAACGTCACCGCCGACGCGCAAGGCAATGCCAGCATCGACGGACCGGTATCGAGCAACGTCAATCTCGGCAAGGCCGACCAGTTCGACATCGCCGGCCATGCCGTGATCGTGCATGCCGACGCCGACGACTACAAAACCCAGCCTACCGGCAATGCGGGCGGCCGCCTGGCTTGCGGCGTGATCACCACCGACAACGCGCAGGCGGCCACGCGTTAA
- a CDS encoding acetyl-CoA C-acetyltransferase: protein MPGQPMPAARPVAILGGVRIPFCRQNTAYADVGNLGMSVRTLGALVERFGLHGQQLGEVAMGAVIKHSSDWNLAREAALSSGLSPLTPGITLQRACGTSLDSVITIANKIALGQIDSGIGGGSDTTSEVPIVYGKKLRARLMAANRAKATGDKLKALLRGFKLSELKPEFPGVAEPRTGKSMGDHCEDMAKEWNIARDSQDEWAVASHHKLAAAYERGFFDSLIAPFRGVSRDNILRADTSLEKLATLRPAFDKTSGRGTLTAANSTPLTDGAAAVLLSSEAWALAHGHTPMAYLRDAQVSAVDFVHGEGLLMAPTIAVPQMLARQGLTLQDFDIYEIHEAFAAQVLCTLRAWESEDYCRTRLGLDAPLGRIDPDKINPLGSSLATGHPFAATGARVVATAAKQLEERGGGRALISICTAGGMGVVAIVER, encoded by the coding sequence ATGCCAGGTCAACCGATGCCCGCAGCCCGTCCCGTCGCCATTCTGGGCGGCGTTCGTATCCCGTTCTGCCGTCAGAACACCGCATACGCGGACGTGGGCAACCTGGGCATGTCGGTGCGCACGCTGGGCGCGCTGGTCGAGCGCTTCGGCCTGCATGGCCAGCAATTGGGCGAAGTGGCGATGGGGGCGGTGATCAAGCACTCCTCCGACTGGAACCTGGCCCGCGAGGCGGCGCTGTCGTCGGGTCTGTCGCCGCTGACGCCGGGCATCACCCTGCAGCGCGCCTGCGGCACCAGCCTGGATTCGGTGATCACCATCGCCAACAAGATCGCGCTGGGACAGATCGATTCGGGCATTGGCGGCGGCTCGGATACCACCTCCGAAGTGCCGATCGTCTATGGCAAGAAATTGCGCGCGCGCCTGATGGCGGCCAACCGCGCCAAGGCCACCGGCGACAAGCTCAAGGCATTGCTGCGCGGTTTCAAGCTGAGCGAGCTCAAGCCCGAGTTCCCCGGCGTGGCCGAGCCGCGCACCGGCAAGAGCATGGGCGACCACTGCGAGGACATGGCCAAGGAATGGAACATCGCGCGCGATTCGCAGGACGAATGGGCGGTGGCCTCGCACCACAAGCTGGCTGCGGCCTATGAGCGCGGGTTCTTCGATTCGCTCATCGCTCCGTTTCGCGGCGTGTCGCGCGACAACATCCTGCGCGCGGACACCTCGCTGGAAAAACTCGCCACGCTGCGCCCGGCCTTCGACAAGACCTCCGGCCGCGGCACGCTCACCGCCGCCAATTCCACCCCGCTGACCGATGGCGCCGCCGCGGTGCTGCTGTCCAGCGAGGCCTGGGCGCTGGCGCATGGCCACACGCCGATGGCCTACCTGCGCGATGCGCAGGTGTCGGCGGTGGATTTCGTGCATGGCGAAGGCCTGCTGATGGCGCCGACCATCGCGGTGCCGCAAATGCTGGCGCGCCAGGGCCTGACCCTGCAGGACTTCGACATCTACGAAATCCACGAAGCCTTCGCCGCACAGGTGCTGTGCACGCTGCGCGCCTGGGAAAGCGAAGATTACTGCCGCACCCGGCTGGGCCTGGACGCGCCGTTGGGCCGCATCGATCCGGACAAGATCAATCCGTTGGGCTCGTCGCTGGCCACCGGTCACCCGTTCGCCGCCACCGGGGCGCGTGTGGTGGCCACCGCCGCCAAGCAACTGGAAGAACGCGGCGGCGGCCGCGCGCTGATTTCGATCTGCACTGCCGGCGGCATGGGCGTGGTGGCGATCGTCGAGCGCTGA